The proteins below come from a single Eubacterium limosum genomic window:
- a CDS encoding DUF2922 domain-containing protein — protein sequence MPTTNKDLSIYFQRADGKEFKITIPDYKEGITDAEIKAGAQAILDQGAFLPDGFGLVKVTGAVRVDTTKTEVVIEEAV from the coding sequence ATGCCAACAACCAACAAAGATTTATCCATCTATTTTCAGCGAGCGGACGGGAAGGAGTTTAAGATCACCATTCCCGATTACAAGGAGGGCATCACCGATGCCGAGATCAAGGCAGGGGCACAGGCCATTTTGGACCAGGGCGCCTTTCTGCCCGATGGGTTCGGTCTGGTCAAGGTGACCGGCGCCGTGAGAGTCGATACCACCAAAACCGAGGTGGTCATTGAAGAAGCGGTTTAA
- a CDS encoding YcbK family protein yields MKNHYKRISRRLILSILILISCVFLTSLCVAPEEGREPVPEASAGPATPEMPQEPEVPELAEEALPLMATPHFTMEEYCCDCPGYCDGWPCAMEPELLEKIEALRCYFGRPVIITSGVRCEARNEEVGGVSWSFHKRGCAADLYCPGVGVGDLAAGAKDCGLNILPYYSSGYIHVEIKP; encoded by the coding sequence ATGAAAAATCACTACAAACGTATCAGTCGAAGATTAATCCTGTCAATTCTCATCCTAATTTCCTGCGTCTTTTTAACAAGCCTCTGCGTTGCGCCGGAAGAGGGGCGGGAGCCGGTGCCGGAGGCTTCTGCGGGACCGGCTACTCCGGAAATGCCACAGGAGCCGGAAGTGCCGGAATTGGCGGAGGAAGCTCTGCCCCTCATGGCAACACCTCACTTTACCATGGAGGAATACTGCTGTGACTGCCCGGGCTACTGCGATGGCTGGCCCTGCGCCATGGAGCCGGAGCTTTTAGAAAAGATCGAAGCCCTGCGCTGTTATTTTGGACGGCCGGTCATCATCACCTCGGGCGTGCGGTGCGAGGCGCGCAACGAGGAGGTTGGAGGCGTCAGCTGGTCCTTTCACAAGCGGGGCTGCGCGGCGGATCTGTACTGCCCGGGGGTGGGCGTTGGGGATCTGGCCGCCGGGGCAAAGGACTGCGGGCTGAATATTCTGCCTTATTACAGCAGTGGCTACATCCATGTGGAGATTAAGCCCTGA
- a CDS encoding class I SAM-dependent methyltransferase, giving the protein MKNTKNTKQTTIDYFNSTAEDYDQSHDGKFVECMYDAIVNRVLDLNPKTILDLGCGNGNIIARLQKRLDADYYGLDISEAMIAQAEKRLRDVHFVVGDAEKLPYEADKFDVIVCNASFHHYPHPKSVICEIQRVLKKDGTLILGDPTTPFKVLTGFLNSAMAHSNSGDHHIYHKSEIIDLLSQEGFQVYGWAKPNYKTFVLNAKLS; this is encoded by the coding sequence ATGAAAAACACCAAGAACACTAAGCAGACCACCATCGACTATTTTAACAGCACCGCGGAGGATTATGACCAAAGTCATGATGGAAAATTTGTCGAATGTATGTATGACGCTATCGTGAACCGCGTTCTTGATTTAAATCCAAAAACAATTTTAGACCTGGGCTGCGGCAATGGCAATATCATCGCCCGCCTTCAAAAGCGTCTGGACGCTGATTATTACGGATTGGACATTTCAGAGGCCATGATCGCTCAGGCCGAAAAACGGCTGCGTGATGTTCATTTTGTGGTAGGTGACGCCGAAAAACTGCCTTATGAGGCCGATAAGTTTGACGTGATTGTCTGCAATGCTTCCTTTCATCACTACCCCCACCCAAAATCGGTTATCTGTGAGATACAGCGTGTTTTAAAAAAAGACGGGACCCTCATACTGGGCGATCCAACGACCCCTTTTAAAGTGTTGACTGGCTTTTTAAACAGCGCTATGGCCCACAGCAATTCCGGTGACCACCACATCTACCATAAATCTGAAATCATTGATCTTCTCAGCCAGGAAGGATTTCAGGTCTACGGATGGGCCAAGCCCAACTATAAAACCTTTGTTTTAAACGCAAAGCTTTCATAA